TACTGCCTGTATATTTAATacagtggtttggtttgtttttctttaacacAGAACCCGATGTCGCTTCAAGTGATGCCACCAACATGTTGTGCAGCATTGAGCGAGATGGAAACAGTTATGTGATCAATGGCAAGAAGTGGTGGAGCAGTGGTAAGTATGGAAACCATAAATAAAAATGGTTAAGCCTGTAATTCTTTCCAAGTGCTGGTAAAACAAAACTATTGGTGCTCTATTTCTGAGATGGAAAATTCTCTCTCTTTGGgtaaagaatgaaaaacaacagGAAGAGCTGAATCAAACTTTTGTTCTATGAATCAAAGCCCAAGGCTCAGATCCATTTTAAGGTTTTGGTCCCTTTTTGGAACCACTGAATTTTGTTGACAGAATGAAAGCAACTATTGTTCTTTAAATGTTTCCCATTTTTATCATGGGAAAATCACTTCCACATTTATGGCTGTAAtctttaaactctttttttctgaaactgtcTTTGGCAGCTTATGTGTGAAGTTTGTGTGTATTGTGTAGTTACAGTAAaatttgtctgctttttaaaCTAGCCTGTGATGCTGTTGGACTGACTCTTAGGGGTAGTAGTCTTACACTCTACTCCTGGTAAAAATAAATGGGTAAGACTGTAAGTGATAAATGTCCTTCATATTGCAGTACCATTATCTTTTTACTGAAACATACCTGACaacaaaaaatcagaattcCCTGGGTGTAAATAAGCCGAGTTGCTAAAAGAGTGAATCTGGAATACATTGTAGATTTCCTACAGATACATGCTGGTGCAATACCTGGACTCACCAGAAGATAGGGCTTTCTCCCTCTTCTAGTACTATAAAGCTGTCGGGCTAAAGCAGACCTGGCATCTTGTCTCTTGACTTGAGAGTGTCACTTaagaggtggctgctgccttTGCTCTCTGGGTCAGTGTCTCTCAGCTGTGCATGGTAGATCCTAAGGAAGGAATGGGAAAGTTTGTAGATCACACACCCAAAATAATGTTCATAAAATCAGTTATGCGAGTTGTAAAAAGGAGAGTAAACAGAGGAGTGTAAGCAGGATTTGGTTTGTCttatttgtaattaaaataattaggaCAGTTGGATTTGCATAAAGGTAGATTCAAAAAAGGTGCTGTAATTTCAAGAAGTTTGAGAAATGGATACATGAAGGTTTGCCTTAGTCAgagtctccttttctgcccAGTTGGGACTTAggttctttttttggttggttggttggtttggtttttagtttgctattgttttggttgtgtttttaatttttcctttttactctgAGTGGGAATTCCAGAAGCCTGACAGCCTGGCTCTGTGTTTGTAAAGACAGGTCATAAATCTCATGTGCAAGAAGTCAGTGGAAGAAACTGGAGTTTCTTACTGTGGTCTGCATGGGTGCTTTGCACATCTACAATATATCCAGCATGGCTTAGACATATCAGATTTATAGTGACTTAACAGTTCATGTCCTAGTATTTCTCAAAATACTGGGCAGAAGTTCAGTAAGCTTTTGTCATCCAAGCAGAGGGCAGAGGCTTGTGTCTTGCTTATGCTACTGTTATTTCTTGTCTATTACTTTAGAGCTTTTTCTTCTAGTCCATAATTGTGCAACTAGGAACAGTGCCTGAAAGTGAGAGATTCTTGTTGGCTTTTATAAGCTGTAGATCAGGCACTTTGTCAAAGCCCATGGGATGTTTGAAGGCAGGGTCAGTATGCTGTAatatcccttttttttgtttggaaagcTAATATGTCAATATATTTCAAATGCTTCCAGAGCAATGGaaaactgctgttttcctgGAATTCTCACCAGCACTGTGGCAGGGTACAGCTTTGGTACctttttgtagaaaaaatgtaaatcttGGCAAACAGGAACTCCAAATAGAATCAGAACCTCTCTTATTCATCAGGCAAGTCTGCAAAACTTTGCTGGTTGATAAATGCCTATAATGAGATACCAACTAAACCAATGCAAACATAAAGATATGAATAAATGACAGCCAGTGCCTGTTTTaaattcttgtattttattGTATCTCCATACATTTTAGCAGATACTGTTACTGCAGTGTTTGTTGCATTTTACAAATACTGAGTAGAAATTCCAGGTCCTGTATCTGAAGATTAACTTagctttttcttacatttctgcTAATGCTTTGACTACACTACTTTGGCATTTACATTTGACGTGACATTTACAGAGATCCAGAATATGCCTCCCACAGGGTACTGAGCTTGTTGAAGTTTAAGgtgagaagaagaggagaggtgagaggtcattttctgtaaatacagaGAAGGAGTTCCTGTATTTTATGGAGGATGTTGTTGCTATGTATATGTGGAAACAGACAGAGAAtggctttttctcctcctcatctCCCTCAATTTTCAGTAATGAACTGGTACATCTTTTTAAGCTGCAAGGGTATCTGTGGAATGattgctgagaaaaaaatgcaacttaCTTAAGAAGCAAATGTCCTGAAGTTTTATTTAGTTTAtgaagttatatatatatatctaaaagtatataaaaatatatacctTATGCAATTTTATAAAATagttggagaaaaagaagattgTTAACATTTGGAACTGTTCCTGTACTGCTTTTTTAGTgatgattttttcttctttatttgtATGTTTAGAATGTTTACAGAGATTGTTCGTTACATAGCTATTTAAGTGCCTGGTACTGTGATCCTTTTACATTTAGAACTTGAGGGCTTCTAGGTGTTTGGGTCTTGCTgtggttctttttgtttgtttgttttttaaataaataatctctCCTTGTTTCTAGGGATTTCAGTATTTAGTTCTTGCCTGATGCTTAATTTTGGTCAGTATGTTCTACTTTGAACTGCACTGTAGTGTCTTGGCTAGTCTGCAGATtcagaaattaatctgaaaGTTGACTTGTAGAgaaacagctgctgaaacaaTACTTCAAGAATTAGTAAATAATACACTTggttatataaaataatataaagtaATGGAGAGTCTATATAGTGAAACTAATAGTTTCTTCAGTATGGTCTTCATAATTCATAGAAATTTCTTCAGGTCTTCCATTCTGCTGTTGTCTTCTCCAGTATCCATAATTTTTTGCAATTTTCataatatgcattttaaaagaggCACCCAGAAAGGCATAGAGAAGAGGGTTCAGGCAGGTGTGAAACAGAGCTATGCTCTTGGTGACCTGGAGTGCAATGTCTATGGTTTTACTTGCATCACAGTCAGTAATCAACATGTAGATGAAATCTATGGCTCGCCAGAACTTAACAATGTTGTAAGGTAGCTGAGTAATAATGAAAGTAGCCACGACTGCCAGCAGAACCATGAAGGGTCTAGATTTTCTATTATTTGCAGATCTAAAGATTGCTCGAGCAGTAGCTGAATAACAGATCAGCATTACTATGAAAGGAAGCACAAATTCCAGGATAATTTCCAGGATTTGAATGGCTGCTTTTAAGAGTGTTTCCATGTTCATTGGAAATACAGGAAGGCATTCATTTCTGTCATTGTGTTTCTTGACTTGATTAAATATCAGTTCAGGGATGCTGAGCAAAACAGCAGAGAGCCAGATGCAGATGCAGGTAACACTGCAGTGTTTACCAACTCTTCTATGACCCCGGCATTCAGAAGTGGCCCTGTATCTATCCACactgatacaggccaggaacAGCATGCTAGAGCTGAAATTCATGGTGTACAGAGAAGAAGTGAGCTTGCACATTGGGTTTCCAAGTTCCCATCCTTGCACTGCATTTGCAGCCCAAAAAGGGAGTGTAAAGAGCAAGAGCAAATCAGCAATGGCTAAATGCATGATGTACACATCTGTCTTAGCCTTTGGTTTCTTGCAGTAGGCATAAACTGCCACCACCAGTGAATTCCCAGCCATGCCAACAGTGAAAGCCAATGCATAGAACACAGGGagaaataatttactgaaaTTTCTCACATCACTTTTTTCACAGAGAAGCTCATATGAGTTGTAATCTACAACAGAGTTAGGGTCAtgctcctcctcatcctcagtCCAGTAATCAGTGGAGATATTcatgtcccagcccatggcaaagctacaagacataaaaaaagggagaaaagaacacaaaaaaataatccttcttcttttaagcttttaaatGCCTGTTGGAACCTAAAACCTTTGCTCTGGGTTGTTTATACATCTCAAGTTTAAAGAAGTTGTATATTGAgaatacatttgaaaataattgaagtacagcaaaacagagaagaTGCAGAACAGACTGTCTCAAATTCTTACATGAAGTGGGGTAACTGACTTACATCCATGTGTGCAATGCAAAGTAAAATGGACTCAACTGAAATGCTTTCCTTAGCCTTAGCATTTACTTAGATGCTTGGAATGCACCTCACTTGTTACCAGATATCATCTGAGGAGCCATCATTACTTAAACTGCTCTGACTCCGTTTTGTTTGACAATATtccattgcaaaataaatttgtcTGTAACTTTGTAGGGCTGAAGTAACACCTTCTaggtgttgttttcttttttcaggcATAGATATACATGCCCGTTCCatgaagcagagcaggggaGTCAGTTGCTGAACAGCAGTGGAACTGGCTTAGTTTAGGCTCCATCCCACACAGCATGCCTTGCCCACATGGAATTTCTTAGAGACTCAGATTGCTGCACGAACACTGCATCTTATAGCTGGATGTTATGACAGAAAGGAATCTTATCACATACAGAACTGCCCACAAGTACTCAAACAGCTCTGAAGCTCTGCTGTTTTTTCAAGTACTATTTCATGAGAGATTTACTCTGAAAACACTAAGGCTACATTCTCACTGCCAGCTTAGAGTTAAATCTTGCGTGTATGTATCTTCAGACTTTCTTAAGCAAGTCATGTCCTatgatattttcttcttttcctgcaaTTGTGTTCACTGACTACTTTGCTGAAATTCTTTCTATTGTAACATACCCCTGTAGTGCCccattttcttgaaataaatagGATTAAATTTCTTAACAGCAGTAACAAAAACTAAGAATGAGAAAAACATGCCTCTTTCTCATTGTCTGCAGTGTTTCAGAATTTGAGGCCAATGTTACTGTAAGCAGATTCTTATTAGATATTCTGCCCCAGAGCTTTTTCAACTTCAGAATAACTCCAaatgctgtttctgtttttcagacaaGGGTTTAAATGAGGGGTTGCCAAACCTTTATTATAAACAGTatctcttaaataaataaaaaaaaaatattctctctaccagaaaaaataagttatgGATTGATCTCATAATCAGGGACACAGACCaactaagaagaaagaaaataataatttctatttttgtttggattttttttccaatgaatCTGCTATCtaaatctttttcaaaatatgttgGTTAGAAATTAACTATTTGATTTAGCTTCATCCTTAATGACTTTGTCAGATAATTTTGTTAACATTTCAAAACTCTTCCTGTTAAACTTTAAGCAATCACTACACTTATTTTAAGTCTTGTAATCTGTCATTTATTGTTGCCTAAATGAGAATGGAAACATTCAGTTATTCTATTTATTACTTTCTCAGGGAGTGACTATTCTATGCCTAAACTATGTTAGTGAGACTATTCAGCAGGGTAGTCTTTTGCAGCTTTATGGTACTTTTAGGAGAGATTCAGACATCAACTGCAAAtatatctttaattttttgcttAGTTTTGGTAGATGAGAAACTGCTGCAAGGACAGTTCAATCCACTTAGCcaagattggaaaaaaaaattaaaagttaaactGAACAGGTTTGGTTGTTGTCTAAAACACATTACAGAATCCATCTGGGAAGGTTTGATTAAACTGGATCATTGGAAAATTTGCTTTCAAGCAAAACAATAAACATTTCAGTGCAAACTTCTAGAAGTCtatcacaaaatggtttggctgtggaaaaaaatttacttcCCTGTCTGATAACTTCTGGCTGACCCCAGCTCTCAACAGCAACAAGTTATCTACAATGCAACAGTTGATATTTCTCCCCGAAAAAACCCAGAGTTATGTTTTAACTATCAAACACACCTATTCATATTTGTCATTCCTGTTAGTGTTGTTTCTCAGGCACTTGTATCCATGCCCATTTCATAAAGCAGAGCAGTTCTGTGGCAGTCACTTGCTGAGCAACAGTGGGAGAGGCTCAGTTCAGTCTCTGTCCCACACAGCAAGACACCCGATGCCCAGGTAGAATTTCTTACAGATTCAACTTGCTGTGGGCACACTGCATCTTACAGCTGGAAACTTCTCAGGGTATTATGGAAAGAAAGGAATCTTATCACATACAAGACTGCCCACAAGTAACCAAACAGTTAAGAACctcagctgttttttttaagtgctgtttTCTATGAGGTGTAttaatagaaatattaataggttattctgtgtgttttcttgcAGAATTACTCCAGCCTTCCATTTAGTGGCTCAGTGTTTTTAGACTTGACATGGGACTGTGTGAATATGCattgaattaaattaatatcCCCAGTttaaacagagattttttttttctttgattaatTCAGCAATATTCAGTTCTACTGAACAAATCTAATTTTAAGACTGGAAGTGAGCATGTGCTTTAGTGAAATTATGTCTCTCTGTAAAGCCAGCTTAACAAAGAGTAAATCCTAGTTCCTCTCTATGCATATAAACATATCACGTTCAGTATACAtagcagtaaatattttaaaaaactaacCTTCTTTTAGGTCGCAGGTACTGCAGTTGAGATGTGCTTCAGTAAAATGATCTGAATCAGTCTGACACATTGCATTTTGTTTCCAGCACCACACCCTCATCTGGAAGTCAGTTGCACTTTCATTTTGACTtgccagttttaaaaataaattaaaaaaaattgttttcctggaAGCTCTTATGTTGAACACATACGTTTCCTACTTTCCTCCCTGTTTCCACTGGAATGTGAGTGTTCTCTGGAGGGTCAAGACTCTCTTTGTATTTAATTGTATTGTTGGTTTTTTGATTCCTGAAAGCCCAAATgttgtttttggtgttttgtttgtttgttttgggctttttgggtttttttacatcatCAGAAGGCTTTTATCAAATCACACATTTAAAAGGTGataaggagagaaagagggggAGAACTGCCTGGGACAAAGTTATCCTATAGAAAGTCACTATATTCTTTTGTCACGGCTGCCTATGTAAGATTGGAAGGGATCCTTATATCGCCTTTCAAGTAACTTTTTATcagatacaaaagaaaaatgtttgctttttgtgaGATGGGGGAGGTTGTTCTTCCAGTATGTGATACTAAACAAAATCAGGAAgactggagggaaaggatgtGAAAACAAGTGGTAAGTTGACATCCATTCAGTTCTCTGAATGTTATCAGGCAGACTCATAATCAAGTTAGTTTTTGATAATATGTCTGCAGACTGTGCAAGCCTGACAAGAAGAAGGGGATTCTTCTACTTGCAGTGTGCAGTCTGCATTTGAAAGAGTCAGTACTTCTATAGGAaagggaagatggagaagttTTGCCATTTACATGCAGATATTAATATTTCTGCACTGAGGACTGGACTGCGTTAAGAATTCGTGAAATTACTGAACCTTGATTAAATTTCCacaatcatagaataatttggattggaagggacctgtgaaggtcatctagtccaacccctaATCTCTACAGCTTCACATTGTCCTCTTGTGTAGTGTTGGGATCCTCCCATAACATtccaaagcttttattttgtttgcattaTCCTGTGTCCTGCAGCAATCTAGTACATTTCAGTAAAAGCAATATTGATGGCAAGTAACAGAGAGATTTTGAGTGGACCAGAGGTGAGGCTTTGCTTCTTGGCATACTGGTTAAATTGCTGTGCCTTTCATTGCTGGACTAACCATCTGTCTGTACTTCAACTGTTTTGGAATATGTGAAAGGTTTTTCAAAATGGGCTGCTAAGAATGTAACAGATGTTTTCCACATACTTCTAGCTTCAtttgcattcagaaaaaaaaaatgctggttaGGAGAAGAATTGGAGTCTAGAGAAAGAGTGCTGCAATATTTGTGCATAATTCTGCAATGTTTTTGTCTTGAGTTATCACTGTGCTTCACTGGTGTTCTTCACAGTGGCAGATGAGACATATGGGTTGCTTCCAGCACGTGTGTTTCTCACAAGTCATATTGTTGCTTGAAGGCCTGAGCCATATCTCTTTAAAATAAGTGAATCTCTTTCATCCCAAATGGGCTTTTTCTCAGCATGGTCCCCAAAAAGATAGAACAGTCAGGGTAAAAGTAAGAAAGCTCCCAGGGAAATACCTCTGTGTGTTGTCTGCAGAAGAGATGGTTGTGATAATAGTGCCAATGAGGTCCTGAAGGCAGGCTATCAGAAAGCAGTTCATGTAAATCCTGTTCTGTTGATCTCAGTGCTTCGATTTCTTAAATTTTGCAGGGTGCAGGGAGGACAGAACCCggacagaaataatttgatCTTGTCATATGGGATTTCATTGTTGCCCTATAGGctcaaaattattaaaatttcataAGAGTGAATGTAAAATGTCAGTGGAACTTGTTTAAGTATTTGAGGCTGTATAAAACTGGGACGAAGGTGAGGAAAAAAGACAGTCCTAAATATTGTTGGGAGCAGCTGTTTTCACTGGCACCATCTAAGACAGTGAGGTCTAGGCGAGAATGATGAGCAGCAGCATTTGGCAGTATGTAGGAGTGTGCAGCCCTTGCTGGTTAGCTGCAGAACCCCAGCATTGTCTCTGTCTTTACTGATTGTAGCCAGTTTGCTTGCAGCTGCATTTTATAATCTTTACCATATGTAAATTGGATGTCCAGTAGTGTAATCTGAAGATGAGATAAAACTCTGGAATGCATTGTTCTATTGAATAGAAATTACTGAAGTTCTTGGGGGTACTGGTATGTgtgtctccttttctccattaGAAGATTCCTGTATTACAGCAATCAGTATCATGCTGCCATCCACCCTACCCAGTCCAGTTTCTTGTAGGAAGAGTCCAGAATGTGTTTATTAGTTCCTTTCCGTGAAGCTCCCAGGTCTGTAATGTCACCACAGACGCCTTATCTTTAGCAGAGGGGGATGTAACCCCATCTGGATTATGTGTGCAGCAGTCTACATGGCAAGAGTCATTAAGTATCTATTTGTTCAATTGTCAGTTTCTTGCAAAACTACCTCTAACTCCTGGCAGTATTACAGGGTTCTCTGActcttcctccagcagcttcttcaAATTCCATAAGCAGTGTAAAAATGCTACTTAGAACTGAAGTATTTAGTCCATCCAGGCAGTCTGTATTACTTCCGAAGCACTGGAGCCTTTTTGAGTCTTACATTAGatgagaatttctttctggtgtTTATGGGTCAAAAGTTgcataaatttaatttttgggTTTTCATAACTTCAGACTCCAAGGAGTGGGAAGGCCAATAATCTGCCTTCCTTTGCTGTGTTCAGATGGGAAGAAGTGCATATGAAACAGAATACTAATTCGCCTTCCAGAAACTTGTACTAATGATTTAGAGCATGTAAGCAGATGTCTGGTTCTCAGTGACCTCTCCTCACTAAGTTCAATGTGAATGttgcttctaattttttttttcatacaacACAGTGAAAACTGACTTCTTTTGAAGCATGGATATGAGTTGAGGATCGTTTACAAAATAGTTTTTGCAGAGACTCCATGAAGTCAAAATATCTTTTGTTGTTAACCTCACTTCAAGGTGGATGTGGTTTAAAAAATATGACTTGTGGAATTATTTACCTTCTGTGGAAAAGGACTAAGATTACCCCTAAGAGCATagcatttctcttttcaggACATAGCTCTTGGGCCACAAGTATGATCCCACTTTGAAAACAGTGGATGACTAACATAttgcaaaagagaaaagtgaaCAGCCAGCAGTATGGCCCTCAAAACAGGCAGTGCTTAGCAGAATTAAATAAATCTATGTCTCCTGCTTCCTGGCCATCACAGTGGCAGTTCTTAGGAGGAAGTGTCTCAGCTCAAAGCCAGGTGAATGTACTGTCTAGACCAGAGGTTCAGAAACTTCGTGATAACAGCTGCCAGTTTTAGTTAAAAACTCATCTTTTTTCAACCTCAAAACAAACTGAGTTGGTATAGATCGAATCTTGAGTTAAAACTCAGCAAAGCTTGTGATCTGCATTAAGGTAGCAATAGAAAATTCACCGATTGTTACACTTGTCAGGTATAATTCTGCCTCATTTTCCCTAGCTTTATTGTCTGTGTGAGACTTTGAAAGGAATGAGAGCATGctaaaaaacctttaaaaaaaatgatggtGGGAGTTAGCAACAACCCCGTGCAACTCTACAGGCTTAGGGAAGAAtttctggaaagctgcccatCAGAAAAGGACCAGGGGGATTGGTCAacagctggctgaatatgagccagcagtgagcccagaaagccaaaatgGCCAGctgcatcctggcttgtgtcagaaataatgtggccagcaggagcagggaagtgattgtccccttgtacttggcactggagcagctgcatcttgaatactgtgttcagtgtTGGGCTCTTCCCTACAAGAAGGCCAAGAGGTGCTGTAGcatgtccaaaggagggcagcaaagctggtgagCAGAAGTCTGAGGAGGagtgtctgagggaactggggttgtttagtctgaagAGACAGAGGGGAGAcctcactctctacaactacctgaaatgaggttgtagtgaggtgggtgttcctctcttctcccacataACAAGTcatagaacaagaggaaatgacctAAGTTGTATCAGGGGATGTTTAGATTtgatgttaggaaaaatttatttcctgaaagggttgtcagacattggaacaagctgcccagagacATAATGAAGTcacctggaggtatttaaaagacctgtagatgtgatgcttagggacatggtttagtggtggacttggcagtgctgaatTAGCAGTTGAACTTGGTAAtcataaaggtcttttccaaccaaaatgattccatgattaaGGATCTTAAAAGTAAGATGCCACTTTAATCAATAGTGGTATCTTCTTTTAGAACTTGTACATTAAGGTGCTATCTTTGTGCTGCAATGTTTCCATTCAGATACTACTTTGAAGTGcaaactaaaataatttgtataaaGGGGCGAAAATAGTTTCAGAGAAGTTACACTGCAGTAGTACCAGTCATCATGATAGTCCTTTGATAGTCATTTTTGTGTGGTATAGTACAGTTGGCATTCCATTCCCACACAGATCCCTCAGTCTTTGTAGTTTTAAGAAGCTTTAATTTTGCAATAGCAGCATCTCACTTTCAAGGCGACACACAAAAGGTGTGCATTTGTGTCACACTAATTTGTGTGTGCTGTAACGGAGACAGAAATAATTAGATTCCAATTCAAGTACCTTCTTGTTCTCTTTTCATAGGAATAGATGATGGAGCTAGATTCTGGAGCATTTGAATGTTTGGCTTTTCCTTGGTCCCCTCCCAACAAGTCAACTCCCTTTTACATGTTAAGCAATAAGTATTTTGTTAGACTGATTACTCAGAGGATAAACACAGAAGTAGATTGCCTGTTTTTGCCTCTGTATCACGAAAGGGAGTAAGATTTATATGTGTGAAGCACTGTTTGATTCAACATCATTTTTGTactgaaaactgtttctgtttttgACTTTTTTAAGGGGCTGGGAACCCAAATTGTAAAGTTGCAATTGTAATGGGCAGAACCAAAAACTCCTCAGCGTCCAGGTAAGGATTCCCAGGAGTTCCAAAGAGTTACCTAAAACTTGTTCATTGGGGGAGTCACTGCTTGCAAAATGGTAAATATCATTAATTGCCTTATGAGTTGGATGTTCTTGTGAATTCCAGAGGAGTTTTAAACCTTTGCATGTGTCTGTTCAGAGTAAAAATGTTGCTGACCGagttctgttttgctgtcagCTGCTGATGACTGAAGCCTCCCAACCTTTCCACTGTCACCAGCTTGCATCTGCATGCTTCCCCCTGTCCACTGCACTAGTTCTAGTGTTCCTGCAGATGTGGGATGAATTGTATCAGGGCATTTTATTTGGGTCCAATAAGTGTATCTTGGTCACATCGGTTTTAGTAGAAGGTATCTGCTAAATTTTTCACAAACTTATCTGTAGGTATACAAAGTTAAGTTTGAAATATGGGATGTTTGTTACCTGAAGCTGTGGGAGCAGAGAGCATTGCACATCCTTATCAGGCCCACTACTCCATTcctgtgtgtataaatataatATTCCTCTCTTCTtgttaaaaaaccccatgttGCTGAACTTTCAGAACTAAAGCAAACTAAAATTGCCTCTTACAAAAACTTATGCAAGTGATGAATATATCAGTCATGCTTCTGTGACTGATGCCATTAAAATCACACAGCTTTTAATACAAAATCAGTGGAACATTTGTATCACTAAGTTGGATTTTAGCTGAAATTCCCCTGATTATCTTAAGTTTTTAGGTTTAGCTTGGTTCAGTTGAGAAGTAAACAATAACAGGCTTAGAGCATAGGGGATGGTTTGTCTGGAGATTCCTTCCCTAAACCACAGGCAAGCCAAGATGATGATGATAACCATGTTtggagaacaaaaaagaaaagcatggaGCAGAAAATGGACTGGTTGATACATAACTACTTGCACAGAAGTAGTAATTTTTGTCACTTAGAGTA
This DNA window, taken from Calypte anna isolate BGI_N300 chromosome 2, bCalAnn1_v1.p, whole genome shotgun sequence, encodes the following:
- the ACKR4 gene encoding atypical chemokine receptor 4; the encoded protein is MGWDMNISTDYWTEDEEEHDPNSVVDYNSYELLCEKSDVRNFSKLFLPVFYALAFTVGMAGNSLVVAVYAYCKKPKAKTDVYIMHLAIADLLLLFTLPFWAANAVQGWELGNPMCKLTSSLYTMNFSSSMLFLACISVDRYRATSECRGHRRVGKHCSVTCICIWLSAVLLSIPELIFNQVKKHNDRNECLPVFPMNMETLLKAAIQILEIILEFVLPFIVMLICYSATARAIFRSANNRKSRPFMVLLAVVATFIITQLPYNIVKFWRAIDFIYMLITDCDASKTIDIALQVTKSIALFHTCLNPLLYAFLGASFKMHIMKIAKNYGYWRRQQQNGRPEEISMNYEDHTEETISFTI